In one Musa acuminata AAA Group cultivar baxijiao chromosome BXJ2-5, Cavendish_Baxijiao_AAA, whole genome shotgun sequence genomic region, the following are encoded:
- the LOC135613119 gene encoding B3 domain-containing protein Os07g0679700-like isoform X5 produces MKNPEAPFMPSEVVQNFLSQHHQAVFALSTRCSKENDTDTAVVSRACEMSTTTADSKIDVGAFVKGKGMSNVDVEQSESEIRSFGHIKWEQQSPDIGIASFSNRYQGPVVSSQISQLDEKDFVIDKSISESLAQACLSMSLGNTNQGSNMESCSSAERPLLALPMACSVAEGKDERKSLSFFQQLPRARFLAKPPKTSNRAFSDASRSALPYMRVARPPAEGRNQLLPRYWPRITDQELQQISGDSNSTIVPLFEKVLSASDAGRIGRLVLPKACAEAYFPHISQPEGVPLTIQDTKGKEWHFQFRFWPNNNSRMYVLEGVTPCIQSLQLQAGDTVTFSRIDPAGKLVMGYRKATNTVPLQQDSQISAIANGTFGNETLFSGVNENISTVSGYSGFLRSLKGAMDPYLSSQLEHMNASDEEISWHKGGMPNEGLQLQPLQKRSRNIGTKSRRFLMDTEDALELKLTWEEAQELLRPPPSAKPSIVTIEDHEVEEYEEPPVFGKKTIFTARSSGEQDQWVQCDDCLKWRRLPVDVLLLKWTCADNTWDPKRSSCSAPDELSHKEMQILLRQYEDLRKQRMSASFKQTSSDLAASGLDALAAAAVLGDAGNQATIPYATTTKHPRHRPGCTCIVCIQPPSGKGPKHDPACTCNVCMTVKRRFKTLMMRKKKRQSEREEAEAHKKLAWGSKEEIEGSSSSPKGAQHLDPHQENEFGPESSKSIIEQLETSKGHIDLNCHPGSNEDSQTAPPRLSMMSLLQDAYRPLETYLKQNGLTSLTSEQVNQGSPSSFTVPQAPGESEGKAPDEGHFASEEQEDGDDGDDGADMVTSDAS; encoded by the exons ATGAAGAACCCTGAAGCACCTTTT atgcCAAGTGAAGTAGTTCAAAATTTTTTGTCTCAACACCATCAAGCGGTCTTTGCTCTCTCAACTAGATGTTCAAAAGAAAATGATACTGATACAGCAGTAGTTAGTCGTGCCTGCGAAATGTCCACCACTACTGCTGATAGTAAAATTGATGTTGGTGCTTTTGTTAAGGGAAAGGGTATGAGCAATGTGGATGTAGAGCAGAGTGAGAGTGAAATCAGATCGTTTGGGCATATCAAGTGGGAGCAACAGTCTCCTGACATAGGAATTGCAAGTTTCTCAAACAGATATCAAGGTCCAGTAGTGTCTTCCCAAATATCCCAACTAGATGAGAAGGATTTTGTGATAGATAAGTCTATAAGTGAGTCACTAGCCCAGGCTTGTCTTAGTATGAGCTTGGGAAATACAAACCAAGGCAGCAACATGGAATCATGTTCTAGTGCAGAAAGGCCACTTCTTGCGCTCCCTATGGCTTGTTCAGTAGCTGAAGGAAAGGATGAAAGAAAATCGTTGTCTTTCTTTCAACAGTTGCCAAGGGCTCGTTTTCTTGCAAAGCCTCCAAAGACAAGTAATCGAGCTTTTTCAGATGCATCTAGGAGTGCACTTCCATATATGCGAGTTGCAAGGCCACCTGCCGAGGGCCGTAATCAATTACTTCCACGTTATTGGCCAAGAATTACAGACCAAGAACTACAACAAATATCTGGAGA TTCAAATTCCACCATAGTGCCGCTATTTGAGAAGGTTCTGAGTGCTAGTGATGCAGGTCGTATTGGCCGTTTAGTTCTTCCAAAAGCTTGTGCAGAG GCATATTTTCCTCATATTTCTCAACCGGAAGGTGTTCCATTAACAATTCAAGATACGAAGGGCAAAGAATGGCATTTTCAGTTTAGATTTTGGCCAAATAACAACAGTAGAATGTATGTCTTAGAAGGTGTTACTCCTTGCATACAGTCTCTTCAGCTGCAAGCTGGTGATACAG TGACTTTTAGCCGAATAGATCCTGCAGGTAAACTTGTCATGGGTTACCGAAAGGCAACAAACACTGTGCCATTACAG CAGGATTCTCAGATTTCTGCAATTGCTAATGGTACATTTGGCAATGAAACATTGTTTTCTGGTGTTAATGAGAACATATCTACAGTAAGTGGATATTCTGGATTTCTTCGGTCATTAAAGGGTGCCATGGACCCATACTTGAGTTCTCAATTAGAACATATGAATGCATCTGATGAGGAAATCAGTTGGCATAAGGGTGGAATGCCAAATGAAGGACTGCAGCTTCAGCCTTTACAAAAAAGAAGCCGCAACATTGGTACCAAATCTAGGAGGTTCCTTATGGACACTGAAGACGCCTTGGAGCTCAAGCTTACTTGGGAGGAGGCTCAAGAATTGCTTCGTCCACCTCCAAGTGCCAAACCTAGCATTGTTACGATTGAGGATCATGAGGTTGAAGAATATGAA GAACCACCAGTCTTTGGCAAGAAAACCATTTTTACAGCTCGATCTTCTGG AGAGCAAGATCAATGGGTCCAATGTGATGATTGCTTAAAATGGCGTCGGCTACCTgtggatgttcttcttttgaaatGGACTTGTGCTGATAACACATGGGACCCTAAAAG GTCTTCATGCTCTGCACCTGACGAATTGAGCCATAAAGAGATGCAAATTCTTCTCAGGCAGTATGAAG ATCTCAGAAAACAGAGGATGAGTGCAAGTTTCAAGCAAACTTCTTCAGATCTGGCAGCATCTGGTCTTGATGCATTGGCTGCTGCGGCTGTTCTTGGGGACGCAGGAAACCAAGCCACAATTCCATATGCAACCACCACCAAACATCCACGGCACCGCCCTGGCTGCACCTGCATTGTCTGCATCCAGCCTCCCAGTGGTAAAGGGCCAAAACATGATCCTGCATGCACATGTAATGTTTGCATGACTGTGAAACGCCGCTTCAAGACTCTCATGATGCGGAAGAAGAAACGTCAATCCGAGCGCGAAGAAGCTGAGGCCCATAAGAAGCTTGCATGGGGCAGCAAGGAAGAGATTGAAGGATCTAGCAGCTCTCCAAAGGGTGCCCAGCATCTGGATCCCCATCAGGAGAATGAATTTGGCCCGGAAAGCAGCAAATCAATAATTGAACAGCTCGAAACAAGCAAGGGGCACATCGACTTGAACTGCCATCCAGGGTCTAATGAGGATTCACAGACAGCGCCTCCGCGACTTAGCATGATGAGCCTTCTCCAGGATGCATACCGACCCTTGGAAACATATCTAAAGCAAAATGGACTTACGAGCTTGACTAGCGAACAAGTAAACCAGGGGAGTCCGAGCTCGTTTACTGTTCCACAGGCTCCTGGAGAAAGCGAAGGAAAAGCACCAGACGAAGGTCATTTTGCctctgaagagcaagaagacggcgatgatggtgatgatggtgCAGACATGGTCACCAGCGATGCTTCTTGA